A genome region from Paenibacillus pabuli includes the following:
- the addA gene encoding helicase-exonuclease AddAB subunit AddA → MTNMPKPEGSFWSDDQWSAISQNGEDILVAAAAGSGKTAVLVERIIRKIADPSRGFSVDRLLVATFTKAAAAEMKQRIREALERALEEQTEEEHLRKQLSLLGRASITTLHSFCMEVIRRYYQQIPLNPAFRILNENEAEMLRQELLEELFEDKYGEEDEGSTFRELVDWFSGERNDDAMHRLVQRLYDFSRSHSWPDHWLAEMASAFQVESVETLGNSAWVQSILRDAALTLSGAAGLLRQGIGIAMQPEGPKPYADTLKEDLAMVEELLSAVEVMPWERLPEVFQPAAFGKLKPCKKDQTDPALQEQVKELREAAKKAITDLKGSLFGRSAFSFWQELEQAAPLMQELSKLVSEFGERYKLAKQERGQVDFSDLEHYCLHILRHEDSTPERSMPSDAAMEYRARFDEVLLDEYQDTNTVQEDIVRLISRENPGNRFMVGDVKQSIYRFRLAEPGLFLNKYRQYNSGTQSDEGEGSTRRAGRRIDLARNFRSRAEVVHSVNMLFRQLMNEGVAEIAYDERAQLAYGASFPPETEGDEAYTPELLLIDRQGGGPDLGESVDENGDQLASAELESVELETAQLEARAMARRIREMVGDTDQPALNVYDKALKTMRPARYGDIVILLRSALMWAPLMIEEFRQQGIPAGGEQSKGYFQATEVEIMLSLLQIVDNPRQDIPLASVLRSPIVGLNEEDLAQIRLGDKRQSFYDAVVSAIQIEQVPNDNSSAIQMQWPEIWSEMEQAEQEAAVTAEPHVLEKQSPDGDRETDVYPDTEERAGDSGSDLQRKLIRFMDQLEQWRLEARQGSLSELIWRIYRETGYLDWVGGLPGGIQRQSNLKALYDRARQYEEATSNRGLFRFLTYVSRLRENGGDLGTVAGSGEQDNAVRIMTIHRSKGLEFPVVFVAGISKMFNQQDLNAPFLMHKELGFGPRFVDRENRVAYPTLANLAIRRRAQFELLAEEMRVLYVALTRPKEKMILVGTVKDAAKKAAAWSQIKDSSELILPDYLIAAGRSYLDWIGPSLIRHPSAASLRELAGVQDSYAACLMDDESRWSISVMSAEWVSKEIFVGSKQGEEDEWAEARLERMNALQAVKPVHLHPSPIHNEMVRDLQDEPSREDVNIDRVATDTEWVQNVERRLSWTYPYEAATRVAASTSVSELKAILAIQDHQPLLVMEERERQLDNVEVLEKPQSEDKTSEIRHEGTDATSEHSFKLHLRRPKFMEEKQLTGAERGTVYHTLMQHLPMDGTKVDAEIVEQTLARLVTLQILLPHQAEVIEPEHLAQFFHTEPGTELLRADWVKREIPFIYGMPAEHSPAEWLHNLSSNAGMQSVDEDSGLQASLDNETVLVQGIIDCLYEVDGQLTLLDYKTDRVLEHRGGLDELTKNYRFQLELYGRAIEDILGRKVDRKWLYFFDGGHAVEL, encoded by the coding sequence ATGACGAATATGCCAAAACCGGAAGGCAGCTTCTGGAGCGATGACCAGTGGAGCGCGATCTCCCAGAATGGCGAAGACATTCTCGTTGCAGCAGCAGCAGGGTCGGGCAAAACAGCCGTGCTGGTTGAACGGATTATTCGCAAAATAGCCGATCCTTCCCGTGGTTTCAGTGTGGATCGATTACTGGTGGCTACCTTTACGAAGGCAGCTGCAGCTGAGATGAAGCAGCGGATTCGGGAGGCACTCGAGCGTGCACTCGAAGAACAGACAGAGGAAGAGCATCTGCGCAAACAGTTGTCGCTGCTTGGGCGAGCTTCAATTACAACGCTGCATTCATTTTGTATGGAAGTCATTCGCCGTTACTATCAGCAAATTCCGCTTAACCCGGCTTTCCGGATATTGAACGAGAATGAAGCCGAAATGCTGCGTCAGGAGCTCCTGGAAGAGCTATTTGAAGATAAATACGGGGAAGAAGACGAAGGCAGCACATTCCGTGAGCTTGTGGACTGGTTTAGCGGTGAAAGAAACGATGATGCTATGCATCGGCTTGTGCAGCGCCTATATGATTTCTCGCGCAGTCACTCCTGGCCGGATCACTGGCTCGCAGAAATGGCGTCTGCATTTCAAGTTGAAAGCGTAGAAACGCTTGGCAATTCAGCATGGGTACAGAGCATTTTACGCGATGCCGCACTTACCCTGAGCGGTGCAGCGGGACTCTTGCGTCAAGGTATTGGCATTGCGATGCAACCGGAAGGGCCCAAACCGTACGCGGATACGCTAAAGGAAGATCTGGCCATGGTGGAGGAACTTTTGTCTGCAGTGGAGGTTATGCCTTGGGAGAGACTGCCTGAAGTATTTCAGCCAGCGGCTTTTGGCAAGCTGAAACCCTGCAAAAAGGATCAAACCGATCCGGCGCTTCAGGAACAAGTGAAGGAACTTCGGGAGGCAGCCAAAAAGGCAATCACCGATCTGAAAGGCTCGCTCTTTGGACGGAGTGCATTTTCCTTCTGGCAGGAGCTGGAGCAGGCTGCTCCGCTCATGCAGGAACTGTCCAAACTTGTAAGTGAGTTCGGCGAACGTTACAAGCTGGCCAAACAAGAACGTGGGCAGGTTGATTTTAGCGATCTGGAACATTATTGTCTTCACATTTTGCGGCATGAGGATTCCACGCCAGAGCGCTCCATGCCTTCAGATGCGGCGATGGAATACAGGGCACGTTTCGATGAGGTGCTGCTCGATGAATATCAGGATACCAATACCGTTCAGGAAGATATCGTAAGGCTGATTTCAAGGGAGAATCCGGGCAATCGCTTTATGGTAGGAGATGTGAAACAGAGTATTTACCGTTTCCGCTTGGCTGAGCCGGGACTATTTCTGAATAAATACCGTCAATATAACTCTGGCACCCAAAGCGATGAAGGAGAAGGAAGTACTCGTCGTGCAGGCAGACGAATTGACCTGGCACGTAACTTCCGCAGTCGTGCTGAGGTGGTTCATTCGGTGAATATGCTGTTCCGGCAGCTCATGAATGAGGGCGTAGCAGAGATCGCTTATGACGAACGGGCACAGCTTGCCTACGGGGCTTCGTTTCCACCGGAAACCGAGGGAGATGAGGCCTATACACCCGAGCTGCTGCTGATTGACCGACAAGGCGGGGGACCGGATCTGGGCGAGAGTGTAGATGAAAATGGAGATCAGCTGGCGTCGGCTGAACTCGAAAGTGTCGAACTGGAAACAGCCCAACTGGAAGCACGGGCTATGGCTCGGCGCATTCGGGAGATGGTTGGCGATACCGATCAGCCTGCGCTGAATGTGTACGATAAGGCGTTAAAAACAATGCGCCCTGCCCGTTACGGCGACATTGTCATCCTGCTGCGTTCTGCCCTGATGTGGGCTCCATTAATGATCGAGGAATTCAGGCAACAGGGGATTCCGGCCGGGGGGGAGCAGAGCAAGGGGTATTTTCAGGCAACGGAAGTGGAGATCATGTTATCCCTGCTTCAGATCGTGGACAACCCAAGACAGGATATTCCGCTCGCCTCAGTCCTTCGTTCACCGATTGTGGGCTTAAATGAAGAGGATTTGGCACAAATCCGTCTGGGGGATAAAAGGCAATCTTTCTATGACGCGGTTGTATCTGCTATCCAGATTGAACAAGTGCCAAATGATAACTCATCCGCTATACAGATGCAATGGCCGGAAATATGGTCAGAAATGGAGCAGGCAGAGCAAGAGGCGGCTGTTACAGCAGAGCCCCATGTGCTTGAGAAGCAATCTCCAGATGGGGATAGAGAAACTGACGTTTATCCTGATACAGAAGAGCGTGCAGGGGATTCAGGTTCAGATTTACAACGGAAATTAATTCGTTTTATGGACCAGCTGGAGCAATGGAGGCTTGAGGCACGTCAAGGCAGCCTGAGCGAACTCATTTGGCGTATATACAGGGAGACCGGCTATTTGGACTGGGTGGGTGGTCTTCCGGGAGGTATACAGCGTCAAAGCAACCTGAAAGCTCTGTATGACCGTGCACGTCAATATGAAGAAGCTACGTCGAACCGGGGCTTGTTCCGCTTTTTGACCTATGTCTCCAGACTTCGTGAGAACGGCGGGGATCTGGGAACAGTGGCCGGATCGGGAGAACAGGATAATGCTGTCCGAATTATGACCATTCACCGGAGTAAAGGCTTGGAATTTCCAGTTGTATTTGTGGCGGGCATTTCCAAGATGTTCAACCAGCAGGATCTGAATGCACCGTTCCTGATGCACAAGGAGCTCGGATTCGGTCCAAGGTTTGTGGATCGGGAAAATAGGGTGGCTTATCCCACACTGGCAAATCTCGCGATTCGACGCAGAGCCCAGTTTGAGCTGTTGGCTGAGGAGATGCGGGTACTATATGTGGCACTTACTCGGCCCAAGGAGAAAATGATTCTGGTTGGTACGGTTAAGGATGCCGCCAAAAAAGCAGCGGCCTGGTCACAGATCAAAGACAGTTCGGAACTGATTCTGCCTGATTACCTGATAGCGGCTGGACGGAGTTATCTCGATTGGATCGGGCCGTCTCTGATTCGCCATCCATCGGCTGCTTCGTTACGCGAACTTGCTGGTGTACAAGATTCCTATGCTGCTTGCCTGATGGATGATGAATCCCGCTGGAGTATTTCCGTCATGTCTGCGGAATGGGTATCCAAGGAGATCTTTGTGGGTTCGAAACAGGGTGAGGAAGACGAATGGGCAGAAGCTCGCCTAGAACGAATGAACGCGCTGCAAGCAGTGAAACCGGTACATCTGCATCCTTCCCCAATCCATAACGAGATGGTTAGAGATTTGCAAGATGAACCTTCACGAGAAGACGTGAATATTGATCGGGTTGCAACCGATACAGAATGGGTGCAAAACGTAGAGCGGCGCCTATCATGGACGTACCCATATGAAGCGGCAACCCGGGTGGCTGCGAGCACGTCCGTCTCAGAATTAAAGGCTATACTTGCGATACAGGATCATCAGCCTCTACTCGTAATGGAGGAGCGGGAAAGACAACTGGACAATGTTGAAGTTCTTGAAAAACCGCAGTCAGAGGATAAAACCAGTGAAATTCGTCATGAAGGGACGGATGCCACGAGTGAACATTCCTTCAAATTGCATTTGCGCCGCCCGAAATTTATGGAAGAGAAGCAATTGACGGGGGCTGAGCGTGGTACTGTGTATCACACGCTGATGCAGCATTTGCCAATGGATGGAACGAAAGTGGATGCCGAAATTGTTGAACAGACGCTTGCAAGGCTGGTTACACTTCAGATTTTGTTGCCTCATCAGGCAGAAGTGATTGAGCCTGAACATTTGGCTCAATTCTTCCATACGGAACCAGGTACTGAGCTGCTGCGTGCAGACTGGGTGAAACGGGAGATTCCGTTTATCTATGGAATGCCAGCAGAACATTCTCCCGCCGAATGGCTGCACAATTTGTCTTCGAATGCAGGAATGCAATCCGTAGATGAAGATAGTGGGCTTCAGGCTTCTTTGGATAATGAAACCGTACTTGTTCAGGGTATCATTGATTGCCTTTATGAGGTAGATGGCCAGCTTACGCTGCTGGATTACAAAACAGACCGGGTGCTGGAACATCGCGGAGGACTAGACGAATTGACCAAAAACTATCGTTTTCAGCTGGAGCTGTATGGTCGGGCGATTGAAGATATTTTGGGGCGGAAGGTAGATCGGAAGTGGCTGTACTTCTTTGATGGCGGACATGCTGTAGAACTTTAA
- a CDS encoding exonuclease SbcCD subunit D, whose protein sequence is MRILHTGDWHLGKTLEGRSRLREQEDFVDELVKMADEQQADAVLMAGDVYDSVNPPASAEQLFYEAAARLTERGRPLVVIAGNHDQPERVASVTPLVNRQGITLVGLPTAEAVTIHAPRTGETAKIAALPYPSEARLNEVLTTDGDENVLRQAYSRRVGMLMQRLANSFGPDTVNLAMSHIYVLGGVESDSERPIQVGGAYTVDPSSLSIGAQYTALGHLHRAQAVKGDGVIRYSGSPLAYSFSEAGQSKSVTMVDLAPGGTPNVEEVLLSCGRPLVRWKARGGLAEVYRWLEEGRDAQAFIDMEVWLDDAMSLKEIQQLRKSHDGIIHIRPVYPEMAAAGLLEQRSELPVHELFRKFYQRQTGGAQPEESLVQLFLELVDEDEPGVREEVEGR, encoded by the coding sequence ATGCGTATTTTGCACACAGGGGACTGGCACTTGGGAAAAACATTGGAAGGACGAAGCAGGCTGCGTGAACAGGAAGACTTCGTCGATGAACTCGTTAAAATGGCAGATGAGCAGCAGGCTGATGCAGTGTTGATGGCCGGTGATGTGTATGACTCGGTCAATCCGCCTGCATCGGCAGAGCAGCTGTTTTATGAGGCGGCTGCTAGGCTTACCGAGCGTGGAAGACCACTGGTGGTCATTGCAGGCAACCACGATCAGCCGGAACGGGTAGCTTCTGTGACACCACTTGTAAACAGGCAGGGTATTACACTTGTGGGTTTGCCAACGGCGGAAGCGGTGACCATCCATGCGCCAAGAACAGGGGAGACTGCCAAAATTGCTGCTTTGCCATATCCTTCGGAGGCAAGGCTTAATGAAGTGCTCACTACGGATGGCGATGAGAACGTGCTTCGTCAAGCCTACAGCCGCCGTGTAGGCATGTTAATGCAGCGTTTGGCTAACTCGTTTGGTCCGGATACGGTGAATTTGGCGATGAGTCACATTTATGTGCTGGGAGGTGTTGAGAGCGATTCGGAGCGACCGATTCAGGTGGGTGGGGCTTATACTGTTGATCCATCTTCGCTATCGATCGGTGCTCAATATACAGCACTCGGACATCTTCACCGTGCCCAGGCTGTAAAGGGGGACGGTGTGATTCGGTACAGCGGATCACCGCTGGCCTACAGCTTCTCGGAAGCAGGACAGAGCAAATCCGTAACGATGGTGGATTTGGCGCCAGGCGGAACGCCGAATGTAGAAGAAGTCCTGTTATCCTGTGGACGCCCACTTGTACGTTGGAAGGCACGCGGAGGTCTGGCCGAGGTCTATCGCTGGTTGGAAGAGGGAAGAGATGCCCAAGCATTCATTGATATGGAAGTGTGGCTGGACGATGCCATGTCTCTTAAAGAGATCCAGCAGCTGCGCAAGTCACATGATGGCATCATTCATATTCGTCCGGTGTATCCGGAGATGGCCGCTGCCGGATTGTTGGAGCAGCGTTCCGAGCTGCCTGTGCATGAATTGTTCCGCAAGTTCTACCAGCGTCAGACGGGCGGGGCACAGCCAGAAGAGAGTCTCGTGCAGCTGTTCCTTGAACTGGTGGACGAGGACGAACCAGGCGTACGAGAGGAAGTCGAAGGAAGATGA
- the addB gene encoding helicase-exonuclease AddAB subunit AddB → MSVRFIIGRAGSGKTTLITREITSLLQKEPQGKPLIWLVPEQSSFRTEQALVSSGAIKGTMRAEVLGFRRLAYRIMQEAGGSARIPIGAEGKKMLLYKVLQRRKEELKLFGASGNQLGFIGHLNDLYSEFKRYELDPGLLEEGLSTWNTSSSAPILGDKLHDLLLIYRDYEQELTELYIDDEDTLTELNDRLVESELLQDAQIWIDGFQGFTPQEMSVIGRLMLQSSSVTITLTLDRPYDHGALPSELDLFHPTASAYARLKGMADDLGVLSETTVLQPDVLPRYEHSPGLAHLESGFDRRIRWKSDGRDAGVKLYAAENRRAEMEGALREMRRLAQEEGVRYRDMAVLVRQLDAYADIAEPLFRDHDVPVFLDRRRSELHHPLSEFIRSAIDVVRRRWRYEDVFRCVKTDLLLPRDGSITREDMDQLENYILACGIHGYRWTDGKPWKYVPSLSLEDNGQEGRSQGREQMLSLMEKCRTVITDPMAAFEKRMIKAKTAKEQCAALYGLLEDAEIPWKLEMMSAAATAQGDPERSREHRQMWGAVLDLLDQMVDMMGAERLDIDLFAGLMETGLTELKLGLVPPALDQVLVGSMDRTRLQGIQYVFILGAVDGELPAVPQEDGVLTEQERELLTERGLGLGPGTTRRMLDERFLIYTALTAASKQLWLSYPVADDEGKTLLPSEIVRHVRKMFGLNESPLLAQPPVTDSEEAHWPYVIHPEQSLSVLIGQLRRWRRGEEIPELWWSVYNWHCSNETLRPQLERLLGSIFYRNRALPLRTSTSRRLYGTEVRTSVSRMERFVACPFSHFASHGLRLKERQLYRLQAPDIGQLFHAALSQLAIRLREENRSWGSLSPEQCRKEAEQTVDQIAPQLQGEILLSTKRYGYIFRKLKDIVSRASVILGEQSRRGSFEPIGLELDFGPGKPLPPLRFELENGCVMEIVGRIDRVDVAEGENGLLLRVIDYKSSQTDLKLHEVYYGLSLQMLTYLEVLLSAAEEWLGESAMPGGTLYFHVHNPLLQSANGMTSEHAGQELLKRFKMKGLLLADRDAIAQMDNTLDKGYSAIIPVALKADGSFYSSAAVATPEQWDTLLASVRGNIREIGTRITEGDVAIEPYRIQQEVACTFCPFKPVCQFDENIEGNEYNLLSKPGKQQIWDMLSHNKGGETS, encoded by the coding sequence ATGTCTGTACGCTTTATTATTGGCCGGGCAGGCAGCGGCAAGACGACGCTGATTACCCGGGAAATTACGTCTTTGCTTCAAAAGGAACCTCAAGGCAAACCACTCATATGGCTGGTTCCGGAGCAGAGCTCGTTTCGTACCGAGCAGGCCCTGGTTTCTTCTGGCGCAATTAAAGGTACCATGCGTGCAGAAGTACTGGGTTTTCGCCGATTAGCCTATCGTATCATGCAGGAAGCAGGTGGTTCTGCGCGAATTCCAATTGGTGCCGAGGGGAAAAAGATGCTGCTCTATAAAGTGCTTCAGCGGCGCAAGGAAGAGTTGAAGCTTTTTGGCGCTTCGGGCAATCAATTGGGCTTTATCGGGCATTTGAATGATTTATACAGTGAGTTTAAGCGTTATGAACTAGATCCCGGCTTGTTGGAAGAAGGTCTTTCTACGTGGAATACGTCTTCTTCGGCACCGATCCTGGGTGATAAGTTACATGATTTGCTTCTTATATATCGAGATTATGAACAGGAACTAACGGAACTCTACATCGATGATGAAGACACGTTGACAGAATTGAACGACCGTTTGGTAGAAAGTGAGCTTCTTCAGGATGCACAAATCTGGATTGACGGTTTTCAGGGCTTTACCCCGCAGGAAATGAGCGTGATAGGAAGGCTGATGCTTCAGTCTTCTTCAGTAACCATCACGTTGACTCTGGACCGTCCATATGATCACGGGGCTCTTCCCAGCGAACTGGATCTGTTCCATCCAACAGCGAGCGCATATGCGCGGCTCAAAGGTATGGCTGATGATCTGGGAGTTTTGAGTGAAACCACAGTGCTGCAGCCGGATGTTTTGCCAAGATATGAGCACAGCCCTGGTTTGGCCCATCTAGAGTCTGGGTTCGACCGACGGATTCGTTGGAAAAGTGATGGCCGCGATGCGGGCGTGAAGTTATACGCAGCGGAGAATCGCAGGGCTGAGATGGAAGGGGCACTGCGTGAAATGCGCAGATTGGCTCAGGAGGAAGGCGTGCGTTACCGGGATATGGCCGTACTCGTTCGTCAGCTGGATGCCTATGCCGATATTGCCGAGCCATTGTTCAGGGATCATGACGTGCCGGTTTTCCTGGACCGTAGAAGAAGTGAGCTTCATCATCCGCTCTCCGAATTCATTCGTTCTGCAATTGATGTCGTTCGTCGCCGCTGGCGTTACGAAGATGTATTTCGCTGTGTCAAAACGGATCTGCTGCTTCCACGTGATGGTTCTATCACTCGTGAAGACATGGACCAGCTCGAAAACTATATCCTCGCCTGTGGAATCCACGGTTACCGCTGGACCGACGGCAAGCCTTGGAAATACGTCCCCAGTCTGTCTCTGGAAGACAATGGCCAGGAAGGCCGAAGCCAAGGGCGGGAACAAATGCTGTCGCTCATGGAAAAATGCCGAACAGTCATTACGGATCCAATGGCTGCGTTTGAGAAACGCATGATCAAAGCCAAGACGGCAAAAGAACAGTGTGCTGCGCTATATGGACTACTCGAAGACGCAGAAATTCCCTGGAAGCTGGAAATGATGTCTGCTGCGGCAACAGCTCAGGGCGACCCGGAGCGTTCGCGGGAACATCGTCAGATGTGGGGAGCAGTCCTGGATCTGCTGGACCAGATGGTGGACATGATGGGAGCCGAACGACTGGACATCGATTTGTTCGCGGGTCTGATGGAAACGGGGTTAACCGAGCTGAAGCTAGGACTTGTTCCACCGGCGCTGGATCAGGTGCTGGTCGGTTCCATGGACCGGACGCGGCTGCAGGGTATCCAATATGTATTCATCCTGGGTGCCGTGGACGGTGAGCTGCCGGCTGTGCCGCAGGAAGATGGCGTGTTAACGGAGCAGGAGCGGGAGCTGCTGACCGAAAGAGGTCTTGGTCTCGGACCTGGAACAACAAGACGAATGCTGGACGAGCGTTTCCTGATCTATACCGCCTTGACTGCTGCAAGTAAGCAGTTGTGGTTAAGTTACCCTGTGGCTGACGATGAGGGCAAAACGCTGCTGCCTTCGGAAATTGTGAGACATGTACGAAAGATGTTTGGGCTGAATGAATCACCACTTCTTGCACAGCCGCCAGTAACCGATTCGGAAGAAGCTCACTGGCCTTATGTCATTCATCCAGAGCAGAGTCTGTCTGTTCTGATTGGGCAGCTGCGCAGATGGCGCAGGGGAGAGGAGATTCCAGAGCTCTGGTGGTCGGTTTACAACTGGCATTGTTCCAATGAGACACTTCGACCTCAGCTGGAACGTTTGCTGGGCTCCATTTTTTATCGCAACCGGGCATTGCCGCTGCGTACTTCAACGAGCCGGCGGCTATATGGCACGGAGGTGCGGACAAGTGTTTCGCGAATGGAACGATTCGTGGCCTGTCCATTTTCCCATTTTGCCTCGCATGGCTTACGATTGAAAGAACGTCAGCTGTACCGGCTTCAGGCTCCGGATATCGGGCAGCTGTTCCATGCTGCGCTGAGTCAACTGGCTATACGACTGCGTGAAGAGAACCGCAGCTGGGGCAGCCTTTCTCCGGAACAGTGCCGCAAGGAAGCGGAGCAAACGGTCGATCAGATTGCACCCCAGCTTCAGGGAGAGATTTTGCTGAGCACGAAGCGATACGGCTACATTTTCCGCAAATTGAAGGATATTGTAAGCCGGGCTTCGGTCATTTTGGGCGAGCAATCCAGACGGGGAAGTTTTGAACCTATTGGTCTTGAGCTGGACTTTGGGCCAGGCAAGCCCCTGCCGCCTCTTCGTTTCGAACTTGAGAATGGATGTGTGATGGAGATTGTGGGCCGGATTGACCGGGTCGATGTGGCCGAGGGTGAGAATGGTTTGCTTCTCCGGGTTATCGACTACAAATCAAGCCAGACGGATCTCAAGCTGCATGAAGTGTACTATGGACTGTCCCTGCAGATGCTCACGTATCTGGAAGTGCTGCTTAGTGCTGCCGAAGAGTGGCTGGGAGAATCAGCAATGCCTGGAGGAACACTGTATTTTCATGTGCATAATCCATTGCTGCAATCCGCGAACGGCATGACGTCAGAACATGCAGGACAGGAACTCCTGAAACGCTTCAAAATGAAGGGTTTGCTTCTGGCAGATCGTGATGCCATCGCACAGATGGATAACACGCTGGATAAGGGCTATTCGGCCATTATTCCTGTCGCGCTTAAAGCTGACGGCAGCTTCTATAGCAGTGCAGCGGTAGCTACACCGGAACAATGGGACACCTTGCTCGCATCTGTTCGAGGCAATATTCGGGAGATCGGGACCCGGATTACAGAAGGGGACGTGGCAATAGAACCGTATCGCATTCAGCAGGAGGTTGCATGCACATTCTGTCCGTTTAAGCCTGTCTGTCAATTTGATGAGAATATTGAAGGCAATGAATATAATCTGTTGTCCAAACCGGGCAAACAGCAAATCTGGGACATGCTGTCACACAACAAGGGAGGGGAGACGTCATGA